The Flavobacterium sp. N2270 genome contains the following window.
ATTCTGAGTTTGATGCTTTAAAAGAATGGCGCATAAGTCCATCTACATGGAATGTAGAAGTAAAATAAAAAATAAAATTATGAATTTAGAAAGTCCAAAAGTAACCGTAGAAAAATCAGCTGAATATTTATTTAATGCTTTAACTGATGTGAAAAGCTTTGAAAAATTAATGCCGGAAAATATAGCTAAATTTGAAGTAATTGATGAAAATTGTTTCGAGTTTGGTTTAAAAGGAATGCCAGAAATTAAATTGGTAAAAAAAGAAGCTATTCCTCACTCAAAAATTGTTTTAGGAGCGGCATCAAGCAAATTACCTTTTACATTAACAGCAAATTTAGTAACTTTAGAAAGTGAAAAAACAGAAGTTCAGTTAGATTTTGAAGGTGAATTTAACCCAATGATGGCCATGATGATTAAAGGGCCTATTGGCAAATTTATTGAGACATTAGTTAACAATATGAATAAATTATAAAATTATATATATTGGTTTTGAGAACGAACTCCTAATTAAAAATAGGAGTTTTTTTATGCCTATATTTGAAAAAAGTAAAACATGTTTCAAAAAGTTAGTCTGTTTTTTTTATTGCTCGCAATGCTTGCAGAAATTGCAGGAACCGTAGGTGGTTTTGGCTCTTCGGTATTTTTTGTACCTATAGCAAGCTTTTTTTTTGATTTTCAGTCCGTTTTAGGATTAACTGCTATATTTCATTTATCAAGTAATATTAGTAAAATTGCATTATTTAGAAAAGGGTTAGACAAAAAACTGCTTTTAAACATTGGTGTTCCTTCTGTAGTATTTGTAATTATTGGTGGTTTATTATCAAACTACTTAAAAACATATATTTTAGAAATTCTTTTAGGTCTTTTTCTAACCATTTTTAGTTTACTATTTTTAATTAAGAAAAATTTAATTGTTAAACCCGAACTTAAAGAATCTATTATTGGCGGTTCACTTTCTGGATTTACAGCGGGTTTATTAGGTACTGGTGGAGCAATAAGAGGAATTACAATGGCTGCTTTTAATTTGGAAAAAAGTGTTTTTATTGCCACATCTGCAGCAATAGATTTTTCAATTGACTTTACAAGAACCATTGTTTATTTTAAAAACGGATACATTCATGAACATGATTTAATTTATGTGCCTTTCCTGTTTGTTATTGGTTTAGTAGGGACATATATTGGAAAATATATTTTAAAGTTTATACCTCAGGAGAGATTCAAGCAAACATCATTAATACTTATCTTATTAATTGGAATTGTAATGTTGATTCAAACGATTTTAAAATAAAAAAAGCGCTGAATAAATTCAGCGCTTTTGCGTTATTTAGGGTGAATGACCGGGTTCGAACCGGCGACCCTCGGTACCACAAACCGATGCTCTAACCAGCTGAGCTACAATCACCATTTGTTTAACGGGTGCAAATATAAGGCAAAAGTTCTACTTTGCAAACATTTTTTTAAAAAAATTACTTCAAATTATCTAAACTACTGACTGCCAAATATCTTTCTGTAGTAAAACCTTCTGCAAAATCTACTCCAACAAGTCTTCCAAGATCTTCTGCACGATATTTTATAGAATCTAGGAAGTTTTTAGAAGTAATTGGAGTAACAGGTTCTTTAGATTTTGGATCATAAAACTGAGAACTATAAGCTAATACAGAACTTACTTTATTGTCCATGTATCCAGTTATATCAACAACAAAGTCAGGTTCAATATTTTTCCATTGAATGTAATGATAAACATGTTTTGGTCGCCAATGTTGCTGCTTTTTTCCATCTAAAGTAGTTTCAATCTTTAGCAATCCTGATAAAAAACAAGCATCACTTACTAATTTACTTCCTTTTCCATGGTCAATATGACGATCATCAATAGCGTTACATAAAACAATATCTGGCTTATATTTTCTAATTATTTTAATAATCTCGAGTTGATGCTTTTCATCATTTACAAAAAAACCGTCTCTAAATTGTAAATTCTCACGAATAGAAACACCAAGTATTTCAGCAGCATTTTTAGCTTCAATATCTCTAATTTCTGCACTTCCTCTAGTTCCAAGTTCTCCTCTAGTTAAATCTATAATACCCACTTTTTTACCCAAGGAAACTTCTTTTGCTATAGTTCCGGCTGCACCTAACTCTACATCATCTGGATGAGCACCAAAAGCTAAAATATCTAATTTCATATGTAGATAATTACTTATTTAAAATATTTTTCATCGTTACCGATTTATTTTTTGTTTCAATATACTCTTTTTCAGGATTACTATCTTTAGTAATTCCGCAACCAATATATATTTCTGCAGTTGTCTCTGTTATTTCCATACATCTCAAATTTACAAATAAATCAGACAATAACGATTGATTTGTTTCAAAACAAAAATTCAATTCTCCAAGAAATCCACTATAATACTTTCGATTATAGTTTTCATTTTTTAAAATAAAATCTTTAGCAGCATCTTTTGAAAGTCCACAAACAGCTGGTGTTGGGTGCATTTTATTTATTAATCCTTCTAAATCATTTTCAGAGTTAAGTTTGGCTTCAATATCGGTTTTAATGTGTTCAATATTTCCAGCTTTTACTGTGTATGGTTTTGACACTTCAACTTTATCAACATATTCTGCAATATTTGAAACAATAAAATCAGTTACAAATTGTTGTTCTTTTACTTCTTTTTTTTCCCAATTATCATTTTCAGTTAACAACCTAGTTCCTGCAAGAGCAACTGTTTTTAAAGTATTATTTTCAATTTTAAGAAATTGTTCAGGTGTTGCTCCCATCCACATTCCAACTTTAGGATGAAAAAAGCAATATTTAAAAGCCGACTTGTATGACGAAAGCATTTTTTTGAACGAAAATTCAATATCAAACAAATCAATTGAAACTGATTCTTTTCTTGAAACTACAATTTTTTCAGTTAAACCTAAATTTATATTTTGAATAGCTTTTTCAACTAATTGTTCAAATTGCTCTTTTTGAAATGAATCATCTTGAGTAGAAATAGTTGTTTTTTTTAAATCATTTTCTAGATAATAATTATTTTCAATTATTACTTCCGAAAAATCTTTTGGAATGAAAGGAATAAAATCATCATGAAATGGAGCAAACACAAAACCTTTCGCTTGAAAATCATCTAATTTATAAAGTTGACTATTCTTTTGAAAAAGTCCAATAGTTTTATCAGAATTTGGCTTCGAATAAATTACAAAAGGTAAATTTTGCGCTTTATGAGTTTTTATTTTTTCAAATAAATTAATCATTTACTTTTCTTTTAGGTAAAACCATATTGGTCAATTTGCATAAAGAAATTAATTGATCTTGTTCGTCTACAATTCTTATTTCCCATAAATGCAAACTTCTTCCCTTATGAATAATTTTAGCCGTTGCAAAAACAGTTCCTGCTCTTTTACTTTTTAAATGATTGGCGCTAATTTCAATTCCTCTGACTTCAAATTTTTCTGGATCTAAAAAAAGCATGGTTGCAGAACTACCAACACTTTCAGCTAAAGCTACAGATGCTCCACCGTGTAATAATCCCATTGGTTGATGAACTCTTGAATCAACTGGCATTTTTGCAGTTAAAAAGTCTTCTCCTACATCAATAAATTCAATCGATAAAGTTTCCATTAGTGTATTTTTACACCAATCGTTAAAAAATTTTAAAGTTTTAATTTTATCCATTTCTCCAATTTTAAGCAAAAATACAAATTTCAAAACGTTTTTTAGCTATACTAAAAACACTTATCTTAGCGTTTATATTTCAAAAAATAGTACATTTACGAAAAGATTTATTACATGAGAAAATACCTTTTATTATGTTCATTAGTCATATTAACCATATGTTCTTGCCGTTCTGATTTTGATTTTGAACCTAGTACAGGTCGTCTAGGTTTCTCAAAAGACACGGTTTATTTAGATACTGTATTTACCAATATAGGTTCTTCAACATATACATTAAAAGTTTATAACAGAAGTAATAAAAACATTTCTATTCCTAATATTCAATTAGGCGAAAAAGAAAATTCTAAATACCGATTAATGGTTGACGGAATGCCCGGTAAAGTATTTAATAACGTTGAATTACTTGCTAAAGATAGTATGTTCATTTTTATTGAAACTACTATTGACTATAATGATTATGTTAATTCCGAAACTACTTTTTTATATACTGACCATATTGAATTTGGAACAGATTTAAATTTTCAAAAAGTAGAATTAGTAACCTTGGTTCAAGATGCAATTTTTTTATATCCAAAAAAATTTAGTAACGGAACAACAGAAACTTTACCAATTGGTGATGATGAAATTTACGGATTTTACCTTGACCCTGCCGACCCACTAAACGGAGATGAATTACATTGGACTAACACTAAACCTTATGTAATTTATGGCTACGCAGCTGTTCCGCCTGCAAGCACGCTTATTGTTGACGCTGGAGTTAGAGCACATTTTCATGCCGAATCTGGAATAATTGTTGCAAATACTGCTTCTTTACAAGTAAACGGAACAACTTCTTTAACTGACGATTTAGAAAATGAAGTGATTTTTGAAAGTGATCGTTTAGAACCATCTTATACTGATGTTCCAGGACAATGGGGAACCGTTTGGTTTACTCAAGGAAGTACTAATAACTCAATTACAAATTTAACAATTAAAAATGCTACTGTTGGAATGTTAGTTTCTGGAAATGACGGAACTACTACTCCAACTTTAGATTTAACCAATGTTCAAATTTATAACTGTAGTAATGTTGGTTTATTAGCACGAACAGGAAATATAACAGGAAGAAACATTGCAATTAACAATTGTGGCGAAACCAGCTTGGCATGTTCTTTTGGAGGTTCATATGAATTTACACATTGTACATTTGCTAATTATTGGTCAACCCCAAGTCAAACTGCTGTATTAATTGACGATTATGATGGAAGTGCAATTTATGCACTAACGAAAGCCAATTTTAGAAACTGTATAATTTATGGTTCAACAAATTTGGCTCTTTCTTTAAATAAAGAAGGTTCTACATTTGAATATCAATTTGATAATTGTCTTATTAAGTTTGCCGATTTTAGCAATCAATTTTCAACTCACCCTGAATACCAATTTACTGGAACAAATTATACAAATTGTATTATAGCAACAAACTCTACAATTAATAAACCTGATTTTTTTAATACAGATAGTAATGAGCTAATTATTGGCGAAGATTCAGCTGCAAAAGGAATGGCTAATTCAACCTACTCTACCTTTAATGATATTTTAGACAAACCTAGAAATACTACTAATGGATACGACATTGGAGCTTACAATTTCATTGTTTTTCCAAATTAATAACTTAAACCAAACCAATATGAAAAAAATAACTTTATCACTACTTATAGTATCTATGAGTATTATTTCTTGTAAAAAAGAAGAAGCAAAAGTTGAAGCAACTACACCAGAAGTTACAACCGAGACTACCGAAATAGCCGAAGTAACTCCAGACTCTGCAGCTGTTGCAAAAGCTTGGGCAGATTACGCAACTCCAACTAAAGCACATGAAATGCTTGCAAAAGATACAGGAACTTGGGATGCAGATATGACTTTTTGGATGGAAGGAAATCCTGAACCTCAAAAAGCAACTTCTGTTGCAACATACAAAATGATTTTAGATGGAAAATATCAAGAAGGTATTTATAAAGGCAATATGTTTGGAATGGCTTTTGAAGGCCGTGGTATGACAGCTTATGACAATGCTTCTAAAGAATATATTGCAACTTGGGCAGATAATATGGGAACAGGTTTATTGGTTTCTCGTGGCCAATATGACGAAGCAACTAAATCAATAACCTTTAACGGAAAAATGGTTGACCCAGTAACTGGAAAAGAAAAAAGCATAAAAGAAGTTATTACTTATATTGATGCTGACAACCAAAAAATGGAAATGTTTGACATAAATGCAGATGGAACTGAGTTTAAAAACATGGAAATTCTTTCAAAAAGAAGAAAATAATTCCCTTATAAAAGTATAAAACATAAAGCTGTTCAGAAAAAGAACAGCTTTTTTATTTTTATACACTACTAAAACTTTGAACTTCTAACTTTTTAGAATAAATTTGCACTTTAAAAACAACAACACAAAACAACTACATACAATGATTCATTTCTTCGGGAACAAAACCAACAAGGTTTTTGCAGTTCAGTCGCAAAACGAATTTACAGCAGAAGACATCAACAAATTAAATTGGCTTTTTGGTAGCGCTCATAAAATAGAAAAATCCGTACTTACGGATTTTTTTGTTGGACCACGTTCAGCAATGATAACACCTTGGAGTACAAATGCTGTTGAAATTACTCAAAATATGGGTATTTCTGGAATTATTAGAATTGAAGAATTTGAAACTTGCTCATCAGATTTTAAAGATTTTGATCCAATGATTTCTCAAAAATATACTGAATTAAATCAGGATATTTACACGATTAATGTGCAACCAGAAGCAATTCTTGATATTGATGATATTGCTGCATATAATACATCTGAAGGTTTAGCATTAAACGAAGAAGAAGTTGAATATTTAAATAATTTAGCTACCAAATTAGGTAGAAAATTAACTGATTCTGAAATATTTGCTTTCTCACAGGCCAATTCAGAACATTGTCGTCATAAAATCTTCAACGGAACATTTATAATTGATGGAGAAGAAATGCCAACTTCTTTATTTAAATTAATTAGAAAAACATCGGAAACCAATCCTAACGATATTGTTTCTGCTTATAAGGATAATGTAGCTTTTGTAAAAGGACCAAGAGTAGAACAATTTGCTCCTAAAAGCGCTGACAAACCTGATTTTTACGAAAAGAAAGACTTTGATTCGGTAATTTCATTAAAAGCAGAAACACATAATTTCCCTACAACTGTTGAGCCTTTTAACGGTGCCGCAACGGGTTCTGGTGGAGAAATTCGCGATCGTTTAGCAGGTGGACAAGGTTCTTTACCTTTAGCTGGAACTGCTGTTTACATGACTTCATATTCGCGTTTAGCTGACCCATTCGACTCCGCTCAGGGCAAGCCTTGGGAAAACGGAATGGAAGAACGTAAATGGTTGTATCAAACTCCAATGGATATCTTAATCAAAGCTTCTAATGGAGCTTCAGATTTTGGTAATAAATTTGGTCAACCACTAATTACTGGTTCTATACTTACGTTTGAACATGAAGAAGATGCTCGTAAACTTGGTTTCGATAAAGTAATCATGCAAGCAGGTGGAATTGGCTACGGAAAATTAGACCAAGCAATTAAGAAAAAACCACAAGAAGGAGATAAAATTGTAATTCTTGGTGGAGAAAATTATAGAATTGGAATGGGTGGAGCTGCTGTATCTTCTGCAGATACTGGTGAATTTAGTTCAGGAATTGAATTAAATGCCATTCAACGTTCTAATCCAGAAATGCAAAAACGTGCTGCTAATGCTATTCGTGGTTTAGTAGAAAGCGATAATAATCCTATTGTTTCTATTCACGATCATGGTGCTGGCGGACATTTAAATTGTTTGACTGAACTTGTAGAAGAAACTGGAGGTTTAATCGATTTAGACAAATTACCTGTGGGTGACCCTACTCTTTCCGCTAAAGAAATTATCGGTAACGAATCGCAAGAAAGAATGGGATTGGTTATTGGTAAAAAAGATATCGACATTTTACAACGAATTGCAGACAGAGAGCGTTCTCCAATGTATGAAGTTGGTGATGTTACTAACGATCATCGTTTTGCTTTTGAATCAAAAACTACAGGTGCAAAACCAATGGATTATGCTTTAGAAGATTTCTTCGGAAGTTCTCCAAAAACAATAATGACAGATTCATCTATTCAAAGAAAATATTCTAATCTAGAGTACGACAAAAAAAATATTTCGACTTATTTAGAACAAGTTTTACAATTAGAAGCAGTAGCTTGTAAAGATTGGTTGACTAATAAAGTAGACAGATGTGTTGGTGGTAAAGTTGCCAAACAACAATGTGCAGGTCCATTACAATTACCTTTAAATAATGTTGGTGTTATGGCACTAGATTTTAATGGTAAAGAAGGTATAGCAACATCTATCGGCCACTCGCCTATTGCAGCTTTAGTTGATCCCGTTGCAGGAAGTAGAACTGCAATAGCAGAAGCTTTATCTAATATTATTTGGGCGCCAATTAAGGACAATTTAAAAGGTATATCGCTTTCAGCGAACTGGATGTGGGCTTGTAAAAATGAAGGAGAAGATGCTCGATTGTACCAAGCAGTTAAAGGTTGTTCTGATTTTGCATTGGAATTAGGAATCAATATCCCAACAGGAAAAGATTCGCTTTCTATGAAGCAAAAATATCCAAATGATGAAGTAATTGCTCCAGGAACGGTTATTATTTCAGCGGCTGGAAATTGTACCAATATTACTAAAGTTGTGGAACCTGTTTTACAAAAAGACGGTGGTTCAATTTACTATATCAATTTATCGCAAGATGAGTTTAAATTAGGTGGTTCTTCATTTGCTCAAATATTGAATAAAATTGGAAACGAAGTCCCAACTATAAAAGATGCTGCATTCTTTAAAAATGCATTCAATACTATTCAAGAATTAATAAAAGACCGTCAAATTGTTGCAGGACATGATATAGGAAGTGGTGGATTAATTACTACATTATTAGAAATGTGTTTTGCCGATGTAAATTTAGGTGCGAAGATTGATTTCTCTGTATTTGAAGAAAAAGATATTATTAAATATTTATTTGCTGAAAATATTGGAATTGTTTTCCAAGCTAAAGAAGATGCTGTTTTAGAAAATAGATTAAAAGAGAATAACGTTTCTTTTTATAAATTAGGAACAGTTACAAACGATGAAAGACTAGAATTTGGTCCTTGCGGATTAGATATTCCAAAATACAGAGATATTTGGTTTAAAACTTCATTCCTATTAGATTCTAAACAATCTAAAAACGGAACTGCAAAAGAACGTTTTGAAAATTACAAAAACCAAGCCTTAACTTATACTTTCCCGTCTCATTTTACAGGAAAAGCACCAGTAATTGATGATTCGAAACCAAGACCTAAAGCTGCTATTATTCGAGAAAAAGGAAGTAATTCTGAACGTGAAATGGCAAACGCAATGTATTTAGCAGGTTTTGATGTTAAAGATGTTCATATGACTGATTTAATTTCAGGACGCGAAACATTAGAAGACATTCAATTTATTGGAGCAGTTGGTGGATTTTCAAATTCAGATGTATTAGGTTCGGCTAAAGGTTGGGCTGGAGCATTTTTATATAACGAAAAAGCAAATACGGCTTTAAAGAATTTCTTTAAAAGAGAAGACACTCTTTCTGTTGGAATTTGTAACGGTTGTCAGCTTTGGATGGAATTAGAATTAATTAATCCAGAACATGAAGTACATGGAAAAATGCTTCATAATAATTCAAACAAACACGAAAGTATTTTTACATCGGTAACGGTTCAAAAGAACAATTCAGTGATGCTTTCTACTTTAGAAGGAACAACATTAGGAGTTTGGGTTTCTCATGGTGAAGGAAAGTTTAATTTACCTTACAGTGAAGATAAGTATAACATTGTAGGTAAATACGGTTACGATTCTTATCCTGCCAATCCTAATGGTTCTGATTTTAACACAGCAATGATGTGTGACACTACTGGAAGACATTTGGTTATGATGCCACACATTGAACGTTCAACTTTCCCTTGGAACTGGGCACATTATCCAGATAGAGGTCAAAAAGATGAAGTTTCTCCATGGCATGAAGCCTTTGTTAATGCTAAAAAATGGATTGATAAGCAATAATTTATAAAAAATAATTCAAAAACCTTAATTTAAACAGTTTAGATTAAGGTTTTTTATTTTTATATGCACGCATAACATTCTTTATTTCAATAAGATAAAAAAATCAATTGTCAATATTTTAAAAAATTGGTTAATTAATTAAAATTTCCTAATTTGCATAACTAATAAATTGTGAATTATGAACAATATTACTCGCTTATTTGATTTTCCATATCATCAATTGGAAAAATATAATTTATCTGATGCTTTAGTTACTAAATACGGTAACGATTGGATAAAAACATCAACAAAAGAATATCTAGATAAAGCCAATACAATTTCAAGAGGATTGCTAAATTTAGGAGTTAATAAAAACGATAAAATTGCTGTTATTTCATCAAATAATAGAACAGAATGGCATATTTGTGATGTAGGAATCTTACAAACTGGTGCTCAAAATGTTCCAATATATCCAACAATTTCAAGTGAAGATTATGAATATATTTTAAATCATTCCGAATCAAGTTACTGTTTCATTTCTGATATTGAAGTTTATAATAAAATTAAAGAAATTAAAGCAAACGTTCCTGGTTTAAAAGAAATATATTCTTTTGATGAAATTGAAGGATGTAAAAACTGGAATGAAATTCTTAATCTAGGAGAAAACAAAGATAATCAAGACCAAGTTGAAGCTAGAAAAGATGCAATTGTAACAACAGATTTAGCAACAATAATTTATACCTCAGGAACAACAGGAAGACCAAAAGGTGTTATGTTAACTCATGAAAATATTGTTAGTGATGTTTTAATGAGTGCAAAAAGAGTTCCTTTAAGACCTGGTGATACTAGAGCCTTAAGTTTCTTACCCATTTGTCACATTTTTGAAAGAATGCTAACTTATTTGTACCAATATTATGGTATTTCAATATATTTTGCTGAAAGTATTGAAAAAATTAGCGACAATTTAAAAGAGGTTCATCCACATGTAATGTCTGTTGTACCAAGATTACTTGAAAAAGTGTACGACAAAATTTATGCTAAAGGAGCAGATTTAACAGGTATTAAGAAAAGATTATTCTTCTGGGCATTAGATTTAGGAATGAATTATAAACCCTATGGTGAAAACGGAGCATGGTATGAATTCCAACTTAAAATTGCTCGTAAATTAATTTTCTCTAAGTGGCAAGAAGGTTTAGGGGGAGAATTAGAATTACTAGTTTGTGGAAGTGCTGCTTTACAAACAAGATTATCAAAAGTATTTTGTGCTGCAAACATTCCTGTAATGGAAGGTTATGGTTTAACCGAAACTTCACCAGTAATCTCTGTTAACGACATGAGAAATGGTGGATTTAGAGTTGGAACTGTTGGCAAAGTAATTGAAGGAGTGGAAGTTAAAATTGCTGAAGATGGTGAAATTCTTTGTAAAGGACCAAATGTAATGAAAGGCTATTATAAAGATGAAACACAAACAAATGAAGTTTTAAAAAATAATTATTTCCATACTGGAGATATAGGAGAAATAGATTCAGATGGATTCTTAAAAATTACTGACCGTAAAAAAGAAATGTTTAAAACTTCTGGTGGTAAATATGTTGCTCCTCAAATTTTAGAAAACACATTTAAACAATCAAGATTTATTGAACAAATTATGGTAATTGGTGAAGGTGAAAAAATGCCTGCAGCTTTTATACAACCTAATTTCGATTTTATAAAAGATTGGGCAACTCGTAAAAAAATAAATATTGGAACAACTAATGAAGAAATAATTCAAAACTCCGAATTAATTAATCGTATTCAAGAAGAAATAAATGATGCAAACGAGAAATTTGGAAATTGGGAAAAAATTAAACGTTTCGAACTTACTCCAGATATCTGGTCAATAGATGCTGGCCATCTTACTCCAACCATGAAATTAAAGAGAAAAATTATAAAAGAAATGTATAAAGATTTATATAATAAAATTTATAGCTAATCATTTTTTAACACCTTACCTATTATATAGATAAGGTGTTTTTATTTTATTTAAATTTTTTATAAAAAATTTTCAAAAATACTATGCGCGCATAGTATTTTTTTTTATCTTTGATTTTAAGTTACAATTTATGAAAGACAAAACAATAGATTATATATTAAGAGCAACTTGGCAGGCAGTAGCAAGAATGTACAATGAAGAAGCTTCAAAGTATGGCGCTACAATGGCAACAGGTTTTGCATTATTAAGTATAGATAGAGAAAAAGGAACTCCTTCAACTTCATTAGGTCCAAAAATGGGGATGGAAGCTACTAGTCTTACTAGGACTCTAAAATCTATGGAGGAAAGAGGTTTAATTACAAGAAAGAAAAATCCTAATGATGGTCGTGGTGTTTTAATCCACTTAACTGAAGAAGGTCTAGATAAAAGGGAACTTTCTAAGACAACAGTTTTAAAATTTAATGAAACAATAAAACAGCATGTAACCGAAGAACAACTTCAGAACTTCCTAGAAGTTTCGGATATAATTAATGAATTAATTGCTGATAAGAAAATTTATATAGACCCAGATAATTTAAAAAAACAAAACAAAATAGCCTCGATATAATCGAGATAATCAAAATTAAATTAACAGATGAAACGTAATATTAAAAAAGTTGCTGTTATTGGTTCAGGAATTATGGGAAGTGGAATTGCTTGTCATTTCG
Protein-coding sequences here:
- a CDS encoding AMP-dependent synthetase/ligase produces the protein MNNITRLFDFPYHQLEKYNLSDALVTKYGNDWIKTSTKEYLDKANTISRGLLNLGVNKNDKIAVISSNNRTEWHICDVGILQTGAQNVPIYPTISSEDYEYILNHSESSYCFISDIEVYNKIKEIKANVPGLKEIYSFDEIEGCKNWNEILNLGENKDNQDQVEARKDAIVTTDLATIIYTSGTTGRPKGVMLTHENIVSDVLMSAKRVPLRPGDTRALSFLPICHIFERMLTYLYQYYGISIYFAESIEKISDNLKEVHPHVMSVVPRLLEKVYDKIYAKGADLTGIKKRLFFWALDLGMNYKPYGENGAWYEFQLKIARKLIFSKWQEGLGGELELLVCGSAALQTRLSKVFCAANIPVMEGYGLTETSPVISVNDMRNGGFRVGTVGKVIEGVEVKIAEDGEILCKGPNVMKGYYKDETQTNEVLKNNYFHTGDIGEIDSDGFLKITDRKKEMFKTSGGKYVAPQILENTFKQSRFIEQIMVIGEGEKMPAAFIQPNFDFIKDWATRKKINIGTTNEEIIQNSELINRIQEEINDANEKFGNWEKIKRFELTPDIWSIDAGHLTPTMKLKRKIIKEMYKDLYNKIYS
- a CDS encoding MarR family winged helix-turn-helix transcriptional regulator, which translates into the protein MKDKTIDYILRATWQAVARMYNEEASKYGATMATGFALLSIDREKGTPSTSLGPKMGMEATSLTRTLKSMEERGLITRKKNPNDGRGVLIHLTEEGLDKRELSKTTVLKFNETIKQHVTEEQLQNFLEVSDIINELIADKKIYIDPDNLKKQNKIASI